A genome region from Clostridium pasteurianum includes the following:
- a CDS encoding sugar 3,4-ketoisomerase → MFNTALIKLKDITDKYGHLTPIESKIDIPFEIKRVYYITRVEADITRGFHSHRKLHQVLICLNGSVKIRLKNPNGEEVVELNDPATGLYIGPLIWREMFDFSEGSVLLVLASEYYDEKDYIRNYDFYLEEAKKIF, encoded by the coding sequence ATGTTTAATACCGCGCTTATAAAGTTAAAAGATATAACAGACAAGTATGGTCATTTAACACCGATAGAATCTAAAATTGATATACCATTTGAAATAAAAAGAGTTTATTATATAACTCGTGTAGAAGCTGATATAACTAGAGGATTTCATTCCCATAGAAAATTGCATCAAGTTCTAATATGTTTAAATGGTTCTGTTAAGATAAGACTAAAAAATCCTAATGGTGAAGAAGTTGTTGAGTTAAATGATCCAGCTACGGGTCTCTACATAGGTCCTCTTATTTGGAGAGAAATGTTTGATTTTTCTGAAGGCAGTGTGTTACTTGTACTTGCTTCTGAATATTATGATGAAAAAGATTATATACGAAATTATGATTTTTATTTAGAAGAGGCTAAAAAAATTTTTTAA
- a CDS encoding glycosyltransferase family 2 protein encodes MNKEIVSIIVLTYNNLKYLDECLSSIFMQNYDSMELIISDDCSKQFNYKYIKDYIDNKKSVNIVNYKIIHNTKNLGTVKNFNNAIKNSNGKYIIPLAIDDCFYNENVIKSIVEFFTNNDILILSGYRIMYNKAINAKVKILPTKKQIEMLRGDNDKLYRILCKQNFISGSSTAYSRKFFDKYGLFDEAYILLEDYPKYMQILRKGEKIGFIDLPIIKYRVGGISTVHKTNSILQNDFNLVISKEILPYKKIIGTTIYRLKKFEYMKLTKECNIFFLGILYPDIVFYKILKKLKLIDRDIYEC; translated from the coding sequence ATGAATAAAGAAATTGTTTCAATTATTGTACTAACGTATAATAATTTGAAATATTTGGACGAATGCTTGAGTTCTATATTTATGCAGAATTACGATAGTATGGAACTAATAATAAGTGATGATTGTTCAAAACAATTTAACTATAAATACATAAAAGATTATATTGATAACAAAAAAAGTGTTAATATAGTGAATTACAAAATAATTCATAATACAAAAAATTTAGGTACTGTAAAAAATTTTAATAATGCTATAAAGAACAGTAATGGAAAGTATATTATACCTTTAGCAATAGATGATTGTTTTTATAATGAAAATGTTATAAAATCTATTGTTGAATTTTTTACAAATAATGATATTTTAATATTAAGTGGATATAGGATAATGTATAATAAAGCTATTAATGCAAAGGTGAAAATTTTACCTACTAAAAAACAAATTGAAATGTTGCGTGGTGATAATGATAAATTGTATAGGATTTTATGTAAGCAAAATTTTATATCAGGTTCATCAACAGCATATAGTAGAAAATTTTTTGATAAATACGGTCTTTTTGATGAAGCATATATACTTTTAGAAGACTATCCCAAGTATATGCAGATATTAAGAAAGGGAGAAAAAATAGGCTTTATTGATTTGCCAATTATAAAATATAGGGTTGGTGGAATTAGTACTGTGCACAAAACTAATTCGATACTACAAAATGATTTTAATCTTGTAATAAGTAAAGAGATATTGCCATATAAGAAAATAATTGGAACAACAATATATAGGTTGAAAAAATTTGAATACATGAAATTAACGAAAGAATGTAATATTTTCTTTTTAGGAATCCTTTATCCAGATATAGTTTTTTATAAAATATTAAAAAAGTTAAAACTAATAGATAGAGATATTTATGAATGTTGA
- a CDS encoding ATP-grasp domain-containing protein, with the protein MNISITSVGTATAIGIIKCLRKINEKINILGLDINDYGYTAGSVLCDKYHKSLSYNNQNYIDNLVSILSNEKIDILIPVHDFEIKKIALNIERFKGIQVILPNIDSVDLFSDKYLSCKALNGIGIDIPKIVSDDYKNKKIARKRICVGSKGIRILQNNQKCILDDDEFLQEYIDGEEYTVDILSDLSGKPIIIIPRQRLEVKAGVATKIKIVYDEKLINICKRILKNFLIPGLCNIQFIKKNDIYYFIELNPRFGGASVSSILASYNYIENFINLKSIVSSEELLNENLKKVKWGSIITRYYQEVMYIG; encoded by the coding sequence ATGAATATTTCAATAACTTCAGTTGGAACAGCAACAGCGATTGGAATAATTAAATGTCTGAGAAAAATTAATGAAAAAATAAATATTTTGGGCTTAGATATCAATGATTATGGATATACAGCTGGAAGTGTTTTATGTGATAAGTATCATAAGTCATTAAGTTATAATAATCAAAATTATATAGATAATTTAGTTAGTATATTAAGTAATGAAAAAATTGATATTTTGATACCAGTACATGATTTTGAGATAAAAAAAATTGCATTAAATATAGAAAGATTTAAGGGAATACAGGTAATTTTACCTAATATTGATAGCGTTGATTTATTTTCAGATAAATACTTGTCGTGTAAAGCATTAAATGGTATTGGTATTGATATACCTAAAATTGTTAGTGATGATTATAAAAATAAAAAGATAGCGAGAAAAAGAATTTGTGTTGGTAGCAAGGGAATAAGAATACTACAAAATAATCAAAAATGTATTCTAGACGATGATGAATTTTTGCAGGAGTATATTGATGGAGAAGAATACACTGTGGATATATTATCTGATTTAAGTGGTAAGCCTATTATTATAATTCCAAGGCAAAGGCTTGAAGTTAAAGCAGGTGTTGCTACAAAAATAAAAATTGTATATGATGAAAAACTTATAAATATATGCAAAAGGATATTGAAGAATTTTTTAATTCCTGGTTTGTGTAATATACAATTCATTAAAAAGAATGATATATATTACTTTATAGAGTTAAACCCTAGGTTTGGGGGAGCTAGTGTATCAAGTATACTAGCAAGTTATAATTATATAGAAAACTTTATAAATTTAAAGAGCATAGTATCTTCAGAAGAATTACTTAACGAAAATTTAAAAAAAGTAAAGTGGGGTAGTATTATTACGAGATACTATCAAGAGGTTATGTATATTGGATAA
- a CDS encoding acyltransferase, which yields MLPLSCKLGENVTIKNGVEIGQNVVIEDDVYIDYGCIIRDNVHIKRGSFIGARSILGEYLYDFYKDRKNKKHPLVIGENSLIRTENVIYGDTVIGDNFQSGHKVTIRENTNIGNNTSIGTLCDIQHHCKIGDYVRIHSNVFICEESIIKDFVWIFANCLFTNDATPPSDEMLGVTVESFSIVSAGSIILPGIHVYTDSLIGAGSVVTKDVLKETVVVGNPAKRIGSIKDVRNKVTGKLVYPWRYTFKRGMPWNDSDYDTWLSSLQLEKNSIQ from the coding sequence ATGTTGCCTTTATCGTGTAAACTAGGTGAAAATGTAACTATAAAAAATGGAGTTGAAATTGGTCAAAATGTTGTTATAGAAGATGATGTGTACATAGATTATGGATGTATTATAAGAGATAATGTTCATATAAAAAGGGGGAGTTTTATCGGTGCAAGAAGTATATTAGGAGAATATTTGTATGATTTTTATAAGGATAGAAAGAATAAAAAACATCCTCTAGTTATAGGTGAAAATTCTCTTATAAGAACAGAAAATGTTATATATGGAGATACAGTTATAGGTGATAATTTTCAAAGTGGTCATAAAGTTACTATAAGAGAAAATACTAATATAGGTAATAATACAAGTATAGGCACTTTGTGTGATATTCAACATCATTGTAAAATAGGAGATTATGTACGAATACACAGTAATGTATTCATATGTGAAGAAAGTATAATTAAAGATTTTGTTTGGATTTTTGCTAATTGTTTGTTTACTAATGATGCAACACCACCATCCGATGAAATGCTGGGTGTGACAGTTGAATCATTTTCAATTGTATCTGCTGGCAGTATAATTTTGCCTGGAATTCATGTATATACAGATTCACTTATTGGTGCTGGATCTGTTGTAACGAAAGATGTTTTGAAGGAGACAGTTGTTGTAGGTAATCCAGCTAAAAGGATAGGTTCAATTAAGGATGTTAGGAATAAAGTTACAGGAAAATTGGTTTATCCATGGCGCTATACATTTAAAAGAGGTATGCCATGGAATGACTCAGATTACGATACTTGGTTAAGTAGTTTGCAACTAGAAAAAAATAGTATACAATAG
- a CDS encoding glycosyltransferase family 2 protein — protein MSLYICTFVWNFRIINVIYDSGKVGKMSLVFIIIVNYNAYKDTIECVKSLRKISYKNYKVIIVDNASTDESVARINDKLKDCILLRSMKNLGFAGGNNIGMRYALEKGADYVLLLNNDTLVERDFLSNMLVPFSRNTSIGMVGCKIMYYPEVTKIWFGGGKIDWFKFIGTHFGMREIDNGQCDDEKEIDFMTGCCILVKRKVIEKVGPLSEEYFMYFEDVDFCVRVKECGYMIWYEPKAVIYHKVGLSGGGEESAFSIRWCTRNRVLFMNKNRKRVGYFKFILSKAFFYFTRIIRYIQYYFTGNKEKAYAIVHGIRNNMNLNNKI, from the coding sequence ATGAGCTTGTACATATGTACATTTGTATGGAATTTTAGAATAATTAATGTTATATATGATAGTGGGAAGGTTGGTAAGATGTCTTTAGTATTTATAATTATAGTAAACTATAATGCTTATAAAGATACCATAGAATGTGTAAAAAGTTTAAGGAAAATAAGTTACAAAAATTATAAAGTTATTATAGTAGATAATGCTTCAACAGATGAATCAGTTGCAAGAATAAATGATAAATTGAAGGATTGTATTTTATTGAGGTCTATGAAAAATTTGGGGTTTGCAGGAGGAAATAATATAGGTATGAGATATGCACTTGAGAAGGGTGCAGATTATGTACTTTTATTAAATAATGATACTTTAGTAGAAAGAGATTTTTTAAGCAATATGCTTGTACCGTTTTCGAGAAATACATCTATAGGTATGGTAGGTTGTAAAATAATGTACTATCCGGAAGTTACAAAGATATGGTTTGGCGGCGGCAAAATAGATTGGTTTAAATTTATCGGAACTCACTTTGGAATGCGTGAAATTGATAATGGACAATGTGATGACGAAAAGGAAATAGATTTTATGACAGGATGCTGCATTTTAGTTAAAAGAAAAGTAATTGAAAAAGTAGGTCCATTATCAGAAGAATACTTCATGTATTTTGAAGATGTAGATTTTTGTGTTAGGGTTAAAGAATGTGGATACATGATTTGGTATGAACCCAAAGCAGTTATTTACCATAAAGTGGGTTTGTCAGGCGGGGGCGAAGAATCTGCATTTTCCATAAGATGGTGTACTAGAAATCGAGTACTTTTTATGAATAAAAATAGGAAAAGGGTAGGATACTTTAAATTTATTTTATCAAAAGCTTTTTTCTACTTTACAAGAATTATTAGGTATATTCAATATTATTTTACGGGAAATAAAGAAAAGGCTTATGCAATAGTACACGGAATAAGGAATAATATGAATTTAAATAATAAAATATAA
- a CDS encoding lipopolysaccharide biosynthesis protein encodes MNRGKLFIENFLVYGLGSVISKIVPLIMLPIITRLMPNTFYYGLNDISNIIISFGSAIAIVGMYDAMFRMFFDKDDIEFKKEVCSTAFYFVVVTSIVVFVVMILFKSYFSKIFFSSYKYTNLLMISALSILIGSTNSIISAPTRMQNKRKIFLITNTLTPIISYSISVPLLLKGMYIMALPIAALLASLSMLIIFYLLNFKWFSIRKINLKLLKQLLKIGLPLTPNFLVYWIFNSCDRMMIANTMGNSYVGIYGVGARVSSVSQFIYTAFANGWQYFAFATMKSDDQVEMTSRIFEYLGMISYAATLAITVISGPIFKIFFTGDYVKGAIIVPYMFLAPLLLMLYQTIGNQFLVKKKTGPSAIILSIGACVNIGVNYFLIPIIGIEGAAIGTLSGYVISVLICSIVLTKMRLVDISLRFKINSLLMLLFLVVWRNAFRGKLLLSLLLCIVLVCIYIYTYKDDIKLLKNKLL; translated from the coding sequence ATGAATAGGGGAAAATTATTTATAGAAAATTTTTTGGTGTATGGTTTAGGAAGTGTTATAAGTAAAATAGTACCTCTAATAATGTTGCCAATAATTACAAGGCTTATGCCTAATACATTTTATTATGGATTAAATGATATATCAAATATTATAATTTCATTTGGCTCTGCAATTGCAATAGTTGGTATGTATGATGCTATGTTTAGAATGTTTTTTGATAAAGATGATATTGAATTTAAAAAGGAAGTATGCTCAACAGCTTTTTATTTTGTAGTAGTAACTTCAATTGTTGTTTTTGTTGTAATGATACTTTTTAAATCTTATTTTTCAAAAATATTTTTTAGTTCATATAAATATACTAATTTATTAATGATAAGTGCACTATCTATCTTGATAGGAAGTACAAATTCTATTATATCTGCGCCAACAAGAATGCAGAATAAAAGAAAGATTTTTTTGATTACTAATACATTAACGCCAATAATATCATATTCTATATCTGTTCCATTGCTTTTAAAGGGTATGTACATAATGGCATTGCCAATTGCTGCACTTTTAGCATCTTTATCAATGCTTATAATATTTTATTTGTTGAATTTTAAGTGGTTTAGCATAAGAAAGATAAATTTAAAATTGTTAAAGCAATTATTAAAAATAGGTCTTCCACTTACCCCTAATTTTCTTGTATATTGGATATTTAATTCATGTGATAGGATGATGATAGCTAATACGATGGGAAATTCATATGTTGGAATATATGGTGTTGGAGCTAGAGTTTCATCTGTAAGTCAATTTATATATACTGCATTTGCAAATGGATGGCAGTATTTTGCATTTGCTACTATGAAAAGTGATGATCAAGTTGAAATGACATCAAGAATATTTGAATATTTAGGTATGATTTCTTATGCAGCCACTTTGGCAATAACTGTTATTTCAGGACCTATATTTAAGATATTTTTTACAGGTGATTATGTAAAAGGAGCAATTATAGTTCCATATATGTTTTTAGCACCATTATTATTAATGCTTTATCAAACTATAGGTAATCAATTTTTAGTCAAGAAAAAAACAGGACCATCTGCCATTATTCTAAGTATAGGAGCTTGTGTAAATATAGGTGTTAATTATTTTTTAATACCAATAATAGGAATAGAAGGCGCTGCTATAGGCACACTTTCAGGGTATGTGATTTCTGTTTTAATTTGTTCTATAGTTTTAACAAAAATGAGGTTAGTAGATATATCTCTTAGATTTAAAATTAATAGTTTATTAATGCTACTATTCTTGGTAGTATGGAGAAATGCTTTTAGGGGTAAATTATTATTAAGTTTATTATTGTGTATAGTGCTTGTGTGTATATATATTTATACATATAAAGATGATATTAAATTATTAAAAAACAAGCTTTTATAA
- a CDS encoding O-antigen polymerase, whose product MTLDFFYTIMSQNFGMYILIFVIVAFTYLLLLRKQIDSIFDPMLLFTLFSIGTTATNIFLYMLKYINKYFITQYILTEIAFLVGIMCIPRINIKKVKKEIDNSKSQYYFNIKKIMFVMVSLIYIVIQLYIYIKFGVPIFYNQIKKSLLDLQNEAGIFNRILTGCLPIIICIFIDNLMDMKKLNLPYKLYNSFVFIFISVTLILSGWKSNFVIIIFLCQYYLVFSYKFRDNYKLIYKKILNFSSKILIIACLFAILITGFRYTGNKLGDTVEYIFHRIAISGDIFIYSYVDTNLLYKISTGNFITNFLGNLILFKHFIQGYGSDLIKNNLGLQVFQAFYNVTYVSGPNPRHNFLGYIYFGFVGSIIFSFTIGILTSYVRNKLYYKFSSNVIGGILYATCAYYILYAHVDLFSLCLGSLDVFMIIFVIVLCASNIVYVVCIRNSHKYI is encoded by the coding sequence ATGACCTTAGATTTTTTTTATACTATAATGAGTCAAAATTTTGGAATGTACATTTTAATTTTTGTTATTGTAGCATTTACGTATTTGTTATTGCTTAGGAAACAAATAGATAGTATATTTGATCCAATGCTTTTGTTTACTCTATTTTCAATTGGTACTACAGCAACAAATATTTTTTTATATATGTTAAAATATATAAACAAATATTTTATTACACAATATATATTGACAGAAATAGCATTTTTAGTTGGCATTATGTGTATTCCGAGAATTAATATAAAAAAAGTAAAAAAAGAAATAGATAATTCTAAAAGTCAGTATTACTTCAATATTAAGAAAATTATGTTTGTAATGGTTTCTCTTATATATATAGTAATACAATTATACATATATATAAAATTTGGAGTTCCAATTTTTTATAATCAAATTAAAAAATCATTACTGGATTTGCAAAATGAGGCGGGTATTTTTAATAGAATATTAACTGGTTGCTTGCCAATTATAATATGTATTTTTATTGATAATTTAATGGATATGAAAAAATTGAATCTCCCGTATAAATTATATAATTCATTTGTATTTATTTTTATATCTGTAACTTTGATACTTTCAGGATGGAAGAGTAATTTTGTAATAATAATATTTTTGTGTCAGTATTATCTTGTATTTTCTTACAAATTCAGAGATAATTATAAATTAATTTATAAAAAAATATTGAATTTTAGTTCTAAAATACTAATTATAGCATGTTTATTTGCAATATTAATAACTGGATTTAGATATACAGGAAATAAATTAGGAGATACCGTTGAATATATATTTCATAGAATTGCAATATCAGGTGATATTTTTATTTACTCATATGTTGATACTAATTTATTATACAAAATTAGTACTGGAAATTTTATTACAAATTTTTTGGGGAATTTAATATTATTTAAGCATTTTATACAAGGCTATGGCAGTGATCTTATTAAAAATAACTTAGGATTACAAGTATTTCAAGCTTTTTATAATGTAACTTATGTATCAGGGCCAAATCCTAGACATAATTTTTTGGGATACATTTATTTTGGATTTGTTGGTTCTATTATTTTTTCATTTACAATAGGAATTTTAACGTCTTATGTAAGAAATAAATTATATTATAAATTTTCAAGTAATGTTATAGGTGGAATTTTATATGCAACATGTGCTTATTATATATTATATGCTCATGTAGATCTATTTTCATTGTGTTTGGGATCTTTAGATGTCTTTATGATTATTTTTGTTATTGTTTTGTGTGCTTCTAATATTGTTTATGTGGTTTGTATAAGAAATAGCCATAAATATATTTAA
- a CDS encoding HAD hydrolase-like protein, with the protein MDKRKCFIDFDGTIVSNKIRLYKFFIDNIDEKYKNVLTIDEFWSLKRMGINEIDWLNKMYDSRLDKKKWNKLKKSKIESLDYLRYNKIFEFSRSSLEKLSKRFELILVTRRSNTENFLYEIKSLKIKDIFYDILILEHGDRNKSSIIQSKYKVNSNDIIIGDTEDDIKAAEELNIKGILVQSGIRSTWILNKYFKEYSKVACIKNLNFIFDEI; encoded by the coding sequence TTGGATAAGAGAAAATGTTTTATTGATTTTGATGGGACTATAGTAAGTAATAAAATTAGATTGTATAAGTTTTTTATTGACAATATAGATGAAAAATATAAAAATGTCCTTACAATTGACGAATTTTGGAGTTTAAAGCGAATGGGAATCAATGAAATAGATTGGCTTAATAAAATGTACGATAGTAGATTAGATAAGAAAAAATGGAATAAATTAAAGAAAAGTAAAATTGAAAGTTTAGATTATCTGAGATACAATAAAATATTTGAATTTAGCAGAAGTTCCCTTGAAAAGTTAAGCAAGCGATTTGAATTGATTCTTGTTACTAGAAGAAGTAATACAGAGAATTTTTTATACGAAATTAAAAGTTTAAAAATAAAAGACATTTTTTATGATATATTAATTTTGGAGCATGGTGATAGAAATAAATCATCAATTATACAAAGTAAATATAAGGTTAATTCCAACGATATTATAATTGGTGATACGGAAGATGATATTAAAGCAGCAGAAGAATTAAATATAAAAGGTATATTAGTACAAAGTGGTATAAGAAGTACATGGATATTAAATAAGTATTTCAAAGAATATAGTAAAGTAGCATGTATTAAAAATTTAAATTTTATTTTTGATGAAATTTAA
- a CDS encoding polysaccharide pyruvyl transferase family protein, which translates to MIKNKIIGIFGATGCNDFGDYAMLINNLRYFYNIYCDYEYKIFSYNIENTENNIKNNLKDIDIKYDVVDDLTKHFSFIEKVINKLGIITGKKNFYKAKYWDNMWNSTFQGNLSSINDSFLKELQECDKIIFMGGGYIQNSWKLDNIKFMCEINCAHFLNKDIFFLGNTIGPIDQFESYVANSVKFVKSIMVRDSDLFSYNNLINMNYSNKILQGPDDLLFIEKSKKKIESYKKDYEYIVIEVMAWIDRAKKGKKVILDNIAKFCNYIIKQENKHIVLVNFHKEDIEGYNSINYIINSIENKSMVDSINNIDNIYFIDEVYKNCKFSLSFRYHPLVLALGNKKPCIGVITDTDGYYYSKFAGAIKNLELNVEDSIMYIDDFNFNNLYSKYSKLVNNFKVDDMVMQKLYSERINYIEYILN; encoded by the coding sequence ATGATAAAGAATAAAATTATTGGCATTTTTGGTGCAACTGGTTGTAATGATTTTGGTGATTATGCTATGCTTATCAATAATCTTAGATACTTTTATAATATTTATTGTGATTACGAATATAAAATATTTTCTTATAACATAGAAAATACAGAAAACAATATAAAAAATAATTTAAAAGATATAGATATAAAATATGATGTGGTTGATGATTTAACTAAACATTTTAGCTTTATTGAAAAAGTAATAAATAAATTAGGTATTATAACTGGTAAGAAAAATTTTTATAAGGCAAAATATTGGGACAATATGTGGAATAGTACTTTTCAAGGGAATTTATCATCAATTAATGATAGCTTTTTAAAGGAACTTCAAGAATGCGATAAGATTATATTTATGGGCGGCGGATACATCCAAAATAGTTGGAAATTAGATAATATTAAATTTATGTGTGAAATCAATTGTGCACATTTTTTAAATAAAGATATATTCTTTTTAGGTAATACTATTGGTCCAATTGATCAATTTGAGAGTTATGTGGCTAATAGCGTTAAATTTGTTAAAAGTATTATGGTTAGAGATAGTGATTTATTTTCATACAATAACCTAATAAATATGAATTATAGTAATAAAATATTACAGGGTCCAGATGATTTATTGTTTATTGAAAAGAGTAAAAAGAAAATAGAAAGTTATAAGAAAGATTATGAATATATTGTTATAGAGGTAATGGCTTGGATTGATAGAGCTAAGAAAGGAAAGAAAGTTATATTAGATAATATTGCTAAGTTTTGTAATTATATTATTAAGCAAGAAAATAAACATATTGTATTAGTTAATTTCCATAAAGAAGATATTGAAGGATACAATAGTATTAATTATATTATAAATAGTATAGAAAATAAAAGTATGGTAGATTCAATAAATAATATAGATAACATATATTTTATTGATGAAGTATATAAAAATTGTAAATTTTCTCTTTCTTTTAGATATCATCCTTTGGTTCTTGCTCTAGGAAATAAAAAGCCATGTATAGGGGTAATAACAGATACAGATGGATACTATTATTCTAAATTTGCCGGAGCAATTAAAAATTTAGAACTTAATGTTGAAGATTCAATTATGTATATAGATGATTTTAATTTTAATAATTTATATAGTAAATACAGTAAATTAGTTAATAATTTTAAGGTTGATGATATGGTAATGCAGAAATTATATTCTGAAAGGATAAATTATATAGAATATATATTAAACTAG
- a CDS encoding DegT/DnrJ/EryC1/StrS family aminotransferase: MRIPFVSFEPMHKEIEEEILNKFKEVYEKNWFIQGNEVKEFEGEFAKFCGAKCCVGCATGLDALYLILRGYNIGQGDEVIVPSNTYIATALAVSYTGATPVFVEPNIDTYNINPKLIEKSITNKTKAIIAVHLYGQAAEMDEIKAIAKKYNLKVIEDSAQSHGTLYKGKRTGNLGDAAGFSFYPGKNLGALGDAGAVVTSDEKLAEKIRAIANYGSDRKYHHIYKGVNSRLDEVQASFLRIKLRNLEKWNSNRQITAQKYMDGINNSKVIKPVVAQNTNHVWHIFALRTENRDDFQKYLKENGIGTVIHYPVPMHEQDAYKDLPYKKGDLPIAEKISSEVISLPMWYGMGDEEINYVIDKINKWK, from the coding sequence GTGAGAATTCCATTTGTAAGTTTTGAACCAATGCATAAAGAAATTGAAGAAGAAATTTTAAATAAATTTAAAGAAGTATATGAGAAAAATTGGTTTATACAAGGTAACGAAGTTAAAGAATTTGAAGGTGAATTTGCTAAATTTTGTGGAGCTAAATGTTGCGTTGGATGTGCCACAGGTTTAGATGCCTTATACTTAATATTAAGAGGATATAATATAGGTCAAGGAGATGAAGTTATAGTTCCATCAAATACATATATTGCTACTGCTTTGGCTGTTTCGTATACTGGTGCCACTCCAGTTTTTGTAGAGCCTAATATAGATACATATAATATTAATCCAAAACTTATAGAAAAATCTATAACAAATAAAACAAAAGCTATTATTGCGGTTCATTTGTATGGGCAAGCAGCTGAAATGGATGAAATTAAGGCTATAGCTAAAAAATATAATTTAAAGGTTATAGAAGACTCTGCACAGTCACATGGAACTTTATACAAAGGAAAAAGAACTGGAAATCTTGGAGATGCGGCTGGTTTTAGTTTCTATCCAGGTAAAAATTTAGGAGCATTAGGTGATGCAGGTGCAGTAGTCACTAGTGATGAAAAATTAGCTGAAAAAATCAGAGCTATTGCTAACTATGGTTCAGACAGAAAATATCACCATATATATAAAGGAGTAAATTCACGATTAGATGAAGTTCAGGCTTCCTTTTTAAGAATAAAATTAAGAAATTTAGAAAAATGGAATTCAAATAGACAGATAACAGCTCAAAAATATATGGATGGAATAAATAATTCTAAAGTAATTAAACCAGTTGTAGCCCAAAATACTAATCATGTTTGGCACATTTTTGCGTTAAGAACTGAAAATAGAGATGATTTTCAAAAATATTTAAAGGAAAATGGGATAGGTACAGTTATACATTATCCAGTTCCTATGCATGAGCAGGATGCATATAAGGACTTACCATATAAAAAAGGTGATTTACCCATAGCTGAAAAGATATCAAGCGAGGTTATAAGCTTACCAATGTGGTATGGTATGGGTGATGAAGAAATAAATTATGTTATAGATAAAATAAACAAGTGGAAGTAA